A single uncultured Acetobacterium sp. DNA region contains:
- a CDS encoding flavodoxin family protein, giving the protein MKVIAIMGSPHKGRGFEIVQKIEAELCRLDEVEFTYVFLKDANLKLCQGCFVCIGKGEQLCPLKDDKNSIEAEILSANGVILSTPGYAMNVSALMKNFIDRFAHSLHRPKFFNQSLLLVANGGSGLSKVNSCLGMTLGGSNKVGELKITTTPWEATKDYEKRVQKEIEKAADRLYQAMKNKKLASPSLGNLIWFRIFKKMASLSEQNLPADYAYYRTRTDYFYPTRVNPIKNGVAGIIANVGVATMKKQVKFK; this is encoded by the coding sequence ATGAAAGTCATTGCAATTATGGGAAGTCCCCACAAAGGGAGAGGTTTTGAGATCGTACAAAAAATTGAGGCTGAGCTCTGCCGCTTGGACGAGGTCGAATTCACTTATGTTTTTTTGAAGGACGCAAATTTAAAACTCTGTCAGGGTTGTTTTGTCTGCATTGGTAAAGGAGAGCAGCTATGCCCGCTAAAGGATGATAAAAATAGCATTGAAGCCGAAATATTAAGTGCCAATGGCGTCATTCTCAGTACCCCAGGTTATGCCATGAATGTCAGTGCACTGATGAAGAACTTTATTGATCGCTTTGCCCACAGCCTGCATCGACCTAAGTTTTTTAATCAATCACTCCTGTTGGTGGCAAATGGGGGCTCCGGTTTATCCAAAGTGAATTCATGCCTAGGAATGACCTTGGGAGGCAGTAATAAGGTTGGTGAATTGAAAATTACAACCACCCCATGGGAAGCCACAAAGGATTATGAGAAACGGGTTCAGAAAGAAATCGAAAAAGCTGCTGATCGTCTCTATCAAGCCATGAAAAATAAGAAGCTTGCTTCGCCATCGCTGGGTAACCTGATCTGGTTTCGGATCTTTAAAAAAATGGCTAGTCTTTCGGAGCAGAACCTGCCAGCGGATTACGCGTACTATCGAACCAGAACCGATTATTTTTATCCGACCCGAGTGAATCCCATTAAAAACGGAGTGGCTGGAATCATCGCAAATGTCGGAGTAGCCACCATGAAAAAGCAAGTCAAATTTAAATAA
- a CDS encoding glycerophosphodiester phosphodiesterase — protein MDKKGSVILIRAKGILTLIEFNFLHLLFFEAIYTAVGSMIIYPGGFFLFNKMMTLLGFPYLSGSNFTQAMTNPLCLITLICFAFVVAFFGLLEFTTLILLFNESHFKRKVQLIPLCREGFKQAVKIVKAKNFPFVIFILIIIPLTEFSLSSNFISEISIPEFIMSYIMASPLYSTGFTALSLLLFLLSVIWIFSFHYFTLESCHFFQAVKKSRILIKGHFWQTIFFIVFFNLLILVLLAIAVIVLEIIAFFILGQLLEHPLALSIFIAAFGFLVSALFTIFQLLTTSLNLAVVSEFYYAYSTSASLAVNPEPLEKDKYKIKVKQKTIVAIGVTTILFFIAINSFAIFNTFSETFNDQFLSGPQITAHRGGSNLAPENTLAALQKAIDEGADYAEIDVAQTRDGVIVVSHDNNIKRISGKDLNIWSSNYADIKDLDIGSWFGPQFKNEHIPTLEEAIQLCHGKIRLNIELKPTGHEASLVESTVAIIQQNDFSDQCVLASLDYPTLEKVSSVAPDQKRAYITALAIGDIQKLPVDIYSIESSFITPEIVAAIHRENKEVLAWTVDSQESTEKMVKIGVDNIITDDVAQTRTTVEQMIKPRELIERINDYLFADLLS, from the coding sequence ATGGATAAAAAAGGATCTGTTATTTTAATCCGTGCCAAAGGAATACTCACTCTTATCGAGTTTAATTTTCTGCATCTGCTCTTTTTCGAAGCAATCTATACCGCTGTCGGCTCCATGATCATTTATCCCGGTGGATTTTTTCTATTCAACAAAATGATGACCCTCTTAGGGTTTCCTTATTTAAGCGGTTCGAATTTCACTCAGGCAATGACCAATCCGCTTTGTCTGATCACCCTTATTTGTTTTGCTTTTGTCGTCGCCTTTTTTGGTCTGCTGGAATTTACTACATTAATCCTGCTCTTTAATGAAAGTCATTTTAAACGCAAAGTTCAACTGATTCCACTCTGTCGAGAAGGATTTAAGCAGGCTGTTAAAATAGTAAAGGCTAAAAATTTTCCCTTCGTTATTTTTATTCTTATCATTATTCCTTTAACTGAGTTTTCATTGTCTTCTAATTTCATTTCGGAAATCTCAATTCCTGAATTTATCATGAGTTATATCATGGCCAGCCCTTTGTACTCAACCGGCTTTACAGCACTGTCATTGTTACTATTTCTGCTTTCAGTTATCTGGATTTTTTCATTCCATTATTTCACCCTGGAAAGCTGTCATTTTTTTCAAGCTGTTAAAAAAAGCAGAATCTTAATTAAAGGGCATTTCTGGCAGACTATTTTCTTTATCGTATTCTTTAATCTCCTCATTCTGGTGCTGCTGGCTATTGCTGTGATTGTGCTTGAAATCATCGCTTTCTTTATCTTAGGGCAGCTCCTGGAACATCCGCTGGCTTTATCCATTTTCATTGCTGCCTTCGGTTTTTTGGTATCTGCTTTGTTTACCATCTTTCAGCTGCTGACCACATCCCTTAATTTGGCAGTGGTATCGGAATTTTATTATGCGTATTCGACCTCAGCCAGCTTGGCAGTGAATCCTGAACCGCTTGAAAAAGATAAATACAAAATAAAAGTAAAACAAAAAACAATCGTGGCCATCGGCGTAACCACTATTTTATTTTTTATTGCCATAAATAGTTTTGCGATTTTTAATACCTTTTCTGAGACATTCAACGACCAGTTTTTATCAGGTCCGCAAATAACTGCCCACCGCGGCGGTTCCAACCTGGCTCCTGAAAATACCCTGGCTGCTTTGCAAAAAGCCATCGATGAAGGAGCTGATTATGCTGAAATTGATGTCGCTCAAACCAGAGACGGGGTAATTGTGGTCTCTCATGATAATAACATCAAACGCATCTCTGGAAAGGACTTGAATATCTGGTCATCAAATTATGCTGATATCAAAGATCTAGATATTGGCAGTTGGTTTGGTCCACAGTTTAAAAACGAACATATCCCTACCCTGGAAGAAGCGATTCAGCTTTGCCATGGCAAAATCCGTTTAAATATCGAACTTAAACCCACCGGACATGAAGCAAGTCTGGTAGAATCGACTGTTGCTATTATCCAACAAAATGATTTTTCTGACCAATGTGTCCTGGCATCCCTGGATTATCCCACCTTAGAAAAGGTCAGCTCGGTGGCTCCTGATCAAAAACGAGCTTACATTACCGCCTTAGCCATTGGTGATATCCAAAAACTACCGGTTGATATTTACAGCATCGAATCATCCTTCATCACCCCGGAGATCGTTGCTGCCATTCATCGGGAAAACAAAGAAGTCTTAGCCTGGACGGTCGACTCTCAGGAATCGACCGAGAAAATGGTGAAAATTGGCGTTGATAACATTATTACCGACGACGTGGCTCAGACCCGGACAACCGTTGAACAAATGATCAAACCACGGGAATTGATTGAGCGGATCAATGATTATCTTTTTGCCGATCTGTTATCATAA
- a CDS encoding ABC transporter permease produces MLSIVKRILGQIKNDKRSLGLLLFAPLLVLTLLFFILGDSNYVPQIAVYDMNDKFVTELENHATVIEVSEMPEAADYLETNEIDALIWKDSDGTHIELLEKNSKSAAAMEAIQDTNKVLQPAQNELIIDYVYETSGDNQLDSLSFVFLGVISFFFVFILSGMSFVRERFGQTLERMLMTPISRMDVIGGYTLGYGLLAALQSVVIILYAVYVLQLHVEGSVALCTLVMILMAFSAVSVGALVSIFANNELQMVQFIPVIIIPQIFFSGLIPIDTIPFGLGNLCYLTPIYYGCTALEMIMIQGKGFLEIWPWLVGSVVFIGVLFLANVTALKKYRRL; encoded by the coding sequence ATGTTAAGCATTGTCAAACGAATTCTTGGTCAAATCAAAAACGATAAACGATCATTGGGATTACTTTTATTTGCGCCACTGCTGGTTTTAACTCTGCTATTTTTTATTTTAGGTGACTCCAATTATGTACCTCAAATTGCCGTCTATGATATGAATGATAAATTCGTGACCGAACTGGAGAACCATGCTACTGTTATAGAAGTAAGTGAAATGCCAGAGGCTGCAGATTATCTGGAGACCAATGAAATCGATGCGCTGATCTGGAAAGATAGCGACGGGACTCACATTGAACTGCTGGAGAAGAATTCTAAATCTGCCGCCGCGATGGAAGCCATTCAGGATACTAATAAAGTATTACAGCCAGCTCAAAATGAGCTGATCATCGATTATGTTTATGAAACGTCAGGGGATAATCAGCTGGACTCCCTCTCCTTTGTTTTTCTGGGCGTGATCTCATTTTTCTTTGTGTTCATTCTGTCCGGGATGTCATTTGTAAGAGAACGTTTTGGCCAGACCTTAGAACGAATGCTGATGACCCCGATCAGTCGGATGGATGTCATTGGCGGCTATACCCTGGGGTATGGTTTGCTGGCAGCCTTACAAAGTGTGGTAATTATTTTATATGCTGTTTATGTACTGCAGCTTCACGTGGAAGGATCGGTGGCCCTGTGTACGCTGGTGATGATTTTAATGGCCTTTTCAGCGGTTTCCGTGGGAGCCCTGGTTTCCATCTTTGCAAACAATGAATTACAGATGGTTCAGTTTATTCCGGTGATAATCATACCGCAGATCTTTTTCTCCGGGTTGATCCCAATTGATACTATTCCCTTTGGACTGGGAAACCTGTGCTATTTGACACCCATTTATTATGGTTGCACGGCTCTGGAAATGATTATGATTCAAGGTAAGGGATTTTTAGAAATTTGGCCCTGGTTAGTGGGATCGGTTGTCTTTATTGGGGTATTGTTTTTAGCGAATGTAACCGCTCTGAAAAAATATCGAAGACTTTAG
- a CDS encoding ABC transporter ATP-binding protein codes for MKIEILEVDKSFKKQSVLEQISLTIDSGRIFCLLGASGSGKTTLLRIMMGAIPTDGGRVTIGSTSVPNRELLSNMGYMPQNEALYEELTIWENLKFFAGLHQMNRKAFEENAEKLLQIVDMAKCKNKLVRDCSGGMKKRVSLAVALIHQPRLLLLDEPTVGVDPVLRRKIWQYLRQLRNGGTTILVTTHVMDEVTQCDDAALLRNGRIIAKDTVEELISRTPNGNIEELFFMGNQSEMEESSC; via the coding sequence ATGAAAATAGAAATCTTGGAAGTTGATAAATCATTCAAAAAACAGAGTGTTTTAGAACAAATTAGTTTGACAATCGATTCAGGCCGGATCTTTTGTCTGTTGGGAGCATCCGGATCAGGAAAGACAACCCTGCTGCGAATTATGATGGGCGCCATTCCTACTGATGGAGGTAGGGTAACAATCGGCAGTACTTCCGTTCCAAACCGAGAGCTGCTTTCAAATATGGGCTATATGCCCCAAAATGAGGCCTTGTATGAAGAGTTAACCATCTGGGAAAATTTAAAATTCTTTGCTGGCCTGCATCAAATGAATCGAAAAGCGTTTGAAGAGAACGCTGAAAAACTGCTCCAGATTGTGGACATGGCGAAATGCAAAAATAAATTGGTTCGTGACTGTTCAGGTGGGATGAAAAAAAGAGTATCACTGGCCGTTGCGTTGATCCACCAACCCAGGCTGCTTTTGCTGGATGAACCCACGGTTGGGGTTGACCCGGTGCTGCGACGAAAAATATGGCAATACCTGAGGCAACTAAGAAACGGAGGGACGACCATCCTGGTTACCACCCATGTAATGGACGAGGTAACCCAGTGCGACGATGCGGCACTGCTTCGAAATGGGCGGATCATTGCCAAGGATACCGTCGAAGAATTAATCAGCAGAACTCCAAATGGAAATATTGAGGAGTTGTTTTTCATGGGCAATCAGTCAGAAATGGAGGAATCATCATGTTAA
- a CDS encoding TetR/AcrR family transcriptional regulator, protein MNTKLSATAKITRQNLIDSFWLLYCQKRIEKITVKEICDLAGYNRSTFYVYFKDAYEILEEIEEQTITVEDFRKIVIKNLFYDNLFHDHRKKAILKSILEFFEKNKTYLPVLLGENGDPHFRQKVLKKLTPTVLSMYKKLTPQEMLEVSYLMEYQSAAMLSTIAKWYANDKDLPTEQFLELLLAATTNGIQIELSKYRR, encoded by the coding sequence ATGAACACGAAATTATCAGCCACTGCTAAAATTACCCGCCAAAACCTGATTGATTCATTTTGGCTATTATACTGCCAAAAAAGAATTGAAAAGATCACCGTTAAGGAAATCTGCGATCTGGCCGGATACAATCGCTCAACTTTTTATGTATATTTTAAAGACGCCTATGAAATTCTGGAAGAAATTGAAGAACAAACCATTACCGTTGAAGATTTTAGAAAAATCGTTATTAAAAATCTTTTTTACGACAATCTTTTTCATGATCATCGTAAAAAAGCCATTTTAAAATCAATTCTTGAATTTTTTGAAAAAAACAAGACCTATCTCCCGGTTTTACTGGGGGAAAATGGCGATCCCCACTTCCGGCAGAAGGTCTTAAAAAAACTCACCCCGACGGTGCTTTCGATGTACAAAAAACTGACACCCCAGGAAATGCTGGAAGTAAGCTATTTAATGGAATACCAGAGTGCAGCGATGCTCAGCACGATTGCAAAATGGTATGCCAATGACAAAGATCTGCCAACCGAACAATTTCTGGAATTGCTCCTGGCCGCAACAACAAATGGGATTCAAATTGAGTTATCAAAATACCGGCGCTGA
- a CDS encoding malic enzyme-like NAD(P)-binding protein, giving the protein MNYSEESLKMHEMYSGKIEVISKVKIDTRDDLSKAYTPGVAEPCRRINADAEDVYKYTSKGNLVAVVTDGTAVLGLGDIGPMAGLPVMEGKAILFKEFAGVDAFPICLDTKNVDEIVRTVKLIAPGFGGINLEDIGAPRCFEIEERLKKELDIPVFHDDQHGTAIIVLAGVINALKVVGKNIETVNVVVNGAGAAGTAITKLLLSSGVKNLIACDKPGILYRGMPNLDDAKKNLAEITNPDNLQGTLADALVGADIFIGVSAPGIVSQDMVRSMNKDAIIFAMANPTPEIMPDEAKAAGARVIGTGRSDFPNQVNNVLAFPGIFRGALDVRATEINEAMKLAAAHAIASMIKDTDLNENNIIPNALDKSVAPIIAAAIKKAARATGAARI; this is encoded by the coding sequence ATGAACTATTCTGAAGAAAGTTTAAAAATGCATGAAATGTATTCGGGAAAAATCGAGGTTATCTCGAAAGTCAAAATTGATACCCGGGATGATTTAAGCAAGGCTTATACCCCCGGGGTTGCAGAACCTTGCCGTCGAATTAACGCCGATGCCGAAGACGTTTATAAGTATACTTCCAAGGGTAATCTCGTAGCTGTTGTTACTGACGGCACCGCTGTCCTTGGTTTAGGCGATATCGGCCCGATGGCAGGCCTGCCGGTGATGGAAGGTAAAGCCATTCTGTTTAAAGAGTTTGCCGGCGTCGATGCCTTTCCAATTTGTCTGGATACAAAAAACGTTGATGAAATCGTTAGAACAGTTAAACTCATCGCTCCTGGATTTGGCGGCATTAATTTAGAAGATATTGGCGCTCCACGATGCTTTGAAATCGAAGAGCGGTTAAAAAAAGAATTAGATATCCCAGTATTTCACGATGATCAACATGGTACCGCTATTATTGTCCTCGCTGGTGTCATTAACGCATTAAAAGTAGTTGGTAAAAATATCGAAACTGTAAACGTCGTCGTCAATGGCGCCGGTGCTGCCGGAACAGCCATTACAAAACTATTGCTGTCTTCGGGTGTTAAGAACCTGATTGCATGCGACAAGCCTGGTATTCTCTATCGGGGCATGCCCAATCTGGATGATGCGAAAAAGAACCTGGCTGAAATAACAAATCCCGATAATCTTCAGGGTACCCTTGCGGATGCATTAGTCGGTGCTGATATCTTTATTGGCGTTTCGGCACCAGGAATCGTCAGCCAGGATATGGTCCGATCAATGAATAAGGATGCCATAATATTTGCAATGGCCAATCCCACGCCGGAGATTATGCCAGATGAAGCTAAAGCTGCCGGCGCCAGAGTGATTGGCACTGGTCGTTCAGATTTTCCCAATCAGGTCAACAACGTCCTGGCTTTCCCCGGTATTTTCAGAGGCGCTTTGGATGTCCGCGCAACTGAAATTAATGAGGCCATGAAATTAGCTGCTGCTCATGCCATCGCTTCAATGATAAAAGATACGGATTTGAATGAAAACAATATTATTCCCAATGCGTTGGACAAATCGGTCGCACCGATCATCGCAGCGGCTATTAAAAAAGCTGCCCGAGCAACGGGCGCAGCCCGTATATAA
- a CDS encoding 2-keto-3-deoxygluconate permease — MQIPIKKTLDRIPGGMMVVPLFLGVLVNTFFPQFLEIGGFTTALFSPKASSTILACFMFLIGSQINFKLAPKAIKKGAILITGKFIVGAGIGIFVGLVFGPAGVLGLSPLAVLAALTNCNGGLYASLASQYGDETDVGAYALLSIKDGPFFTLIALGASGLAQVPFMALVAVLIPIGIGMILGNLDPDMRKFLGSSKMLLIPFFSFPLGASMNLQTIVTAGGPGIILGVVAAFTGIGAFLLLKLFKEEPIIGLATGSTAGNAVATPAAVAAADPTLAVIATVATAQVAAACVVSAIICPLVVTYAFKLLNKYKENKNRSKQLSSEPIVS, encoded by the coding sequence ATGCAAATTCCAATTAAAAAAACACTGGATCGAATTCCCGGTGGTATGATGGTGGTTCCTTTATTCTTAGGGGTTCTGGTCAATACCTTCTTTCCCCAATTTTTAGAAATTGGCGGCTTCACGACAGCATTATTTAGTCCCAAGGCCTCATCAACCATTCTGGCCTGTTTTATGTTCTTAATCGGTTCTCAGATTAATTTCAAGCTGGCACCAAAAGCCATCAAAAAAGGCGCCATCCTGATAACTGGTAAATTCATTGTCGGCGCAGGCATTGGTATCTTTGTCGGACTGGTGTTTGGTCCGGCTGGCGTCCTTGGTTTATCGCCATTGGCAGTTCTGGCGGCCTTAACCAACTGTAATGGTGGCCTCTATGCCTCCCTGGCCTCCCAATATGGGGACGAAACAGATGTTGGCGCCTATGCCCTGCTCTCCATTAAGGACGGCCCATTCTTTACCCTGATAGCCTTGGGCGCATCCGGTCTGGCGCAGGTTCCTTTTATGGCCCTGGTAGCCGTATTGATTCCCATCGGTATCGGGATGATTTTAGGTAATCTGGATCCCGATATGCGAAAATTTTTGGGTAGCAGCAAGATGCTATTGATTCCCTTCTTCTCTTTCCCACTGGGAGCCAGTATGAACCTGCAAACCATTGTTACCGCCGGAGGCCCTGGCATCATCTTGGGTGTGGTTGCAGCCTTTACCGGAATCGGCGCTTTTCTCTTATTAAAACTATTCAAAGAAGAACCGATCATTGGTTTAGCCACCGGTTCAACCGCTGGCAACGCCGTGGCTACCCCAGCCGCTGTGGCTGCTGCTGATCCTACGCTAGCCGTCATCGCAACAGTAGCTACCGCTCAAGTTGCCGCTGCCTGCGTGGTCTCTGCCATTATCTGTCCGCTGGTGGTTACCTATGCCTTTAAACTATTAAATAAATACAAAGAAAACAAAAATAGATCCAAACAGTTAAGCAGTGAACCAATTGTATCCTAA
- a CDS encoding sensor histidine kinase translates to MKRKVKLQTKITLLVTTVVFVSISIIIFFTVTWMTNTIESKAETNILNVAKMIAHSEEIVNALETKDPDGHIANYADLLLKNLAQVDYIIVVDMDGIRYSHPNPSMIGETFVGGDEVRVAQEGETYISEATGTLGKALRAFAPIYDSTNQTEIGFVAVGTLTDHIETAKNTAILYIILISLGALTVGIIGAFALSNNIKKILLGLEPEEISKLYTEKMGMLEAIHEGLIAIDKLGHITLINDAAIDILKFGNKYDKNNLIGHNLDEVIPNTEMIKILKTGKSEFDQEQRIDTTIIVTNRIPIMNEGKIIGAIASFRDKTKVTKLAEELTGVKKLAWSLRAQNHEFMNKLHTISGLIQLEEYDEALAFISEVAKSRNNISDILTNNIKNPYISALLLSKYAKAEECRVKLNIDEESRLGQLPMDMRTEDIVSIIGNLVENSLDEVSNDGTGTVYIKILADEKNLTIQVKDNGGGIAPENRDKIYSQGFSTKKDQRGNGMFIVKNIIDEFGGTTSLNCDDGVFWNIRIPMKRGEQDD, encoded by the coding sequence ATGAAAAGAAAAGTTAAATTACAAACTAAGATTACTCTATTAGTTACAACCGTGGTTTTTGTTTCCATATCGATCATCATTTTTTTTACCGTAACCTGGATGACAAATACGATTGAAAGCAAGGCTGAAACCAATATCTTGAATGTGGCAAAGATGATTGCCCACTCAGAAGAAATCGTCAATGCACTGGAAACAAAAGATCCTGATGGTCACATCGCAAACTATGCTGATTTACTGCTAAAAAATTTAGCACAGGTTGATTATATTATTGTGGTAGATATGGATGGCATCCGTTATTCCCACCCCAATCCGTCGATGATTGGCGAAACCTTTGTTGGCGGTGATGAAGTCCGGGTCGCTCAGGAAGGTGAAACCTATATTTCCGAAGCTACCGGAACCCTGGGAAAGGCGCTGCGAGCTTTTGCGCCCATCTATGATTCAACAAATCAAACCGAAATTGGTTTTGTCGCCGTAGGTACTCTGACTGACCATATTGAAACCGCCAAAAATACTGCCATTCTCTATATTATTTTAATCAGTCTGGGCGCCTTGACGGTCGGTATTATCGGCGCTTTTGCCTTATCGAATAACATTAAAAAGATTTTATTGGGGCTAGAACCTGAAGAAATCAGCAAACTCTATACTGAAAAAATGGGGATGCTGGAAGCCATTCATGAAGGATTAATTGCCATTGATAAGCTTGGTCATATTACCCTGATTAACGATGCTGCCATCGATATCTTAAAATTCGGCAACAAATATGACAAAAATAATCTAATTGGTCACAATCTCGACGAGGTGATTCCCAATACTGAAATGATTAAGATTCTGAAAACCGGCAAATCCGAATTTGATCAAGAACAGCGCATCGATACCACCATTATCGTCACCAACCGTATTCCCATTATGAATGAAGGTAAAATCATCGGAGCCATTGCCTCGTTCCGCGATAAAACCAAAGTGACCAAATTGGCCGAAGAGCTGACTGGGGTCAAAAAACTGGCTTGGTCTTTACGGGCCCAAAATCACGAATTTATGAATAAGCTCCACACTATCTCGGGATTGATTCAACTGGAAGAATATGATGAAGCCCTGGCCTTTATTTCGGAAGTGGCTAAAAGCCGCAACAACATCAGCGATATTTTAACCAATAACATCAAAAATCCCTATATCTCGGCGCTTTTACTATCAAAATATGCCAAGGCAGAGGAATGTCGGGTCAAACTGAATATCGATGAAGAATCCCGATTAGGCCAACTACCGATGGACATGAGAACTGAAGACATTGTTTCAATCATCGGTAACCTGGTTGAAAACTCGCTGGACGAGGTTAGCAATGATGGCACTGGAACTGTTTATATTAAAATTCTGGCGGATGAAAAAAACTTGACGATTCAGGTCAAGGACAATGGCGGCGGAATTGCTCCTGAAAATCGGGATAAAATTTACTCCCAGGGCTTTTCAACTAAAAAAGATCAGCGGGGCAATGGCATGTTTATTGTCAAAAATATCATCGACGAATTTGGCGGAACCACCAGTCTAAATTGTGATGACGGTGTTTTCTGGAATATCAGAATTCCCATGAAAAGGGGTGAGCAAGATGATTGA
- a CDS encoding response regulator, protein MIEVMIVEDDPMVRDINAKFLERIDGFKLCAAVANLENARKYIAIKKPDLILLDVYLPKENGIDFLKWIREKNIDVDIILITADKSIDRIQESFRYGAVDYLIKPFTFERFKEALLQFKSRHEKFRKNNEIEQQDLDQLISNISQTNQEDDFAKGFNKYTYQSIWAEIEKSNYHAFTADVLAEKLGIARVTVRRYLEHMEKEKKIKKQVEYGKVGRPQYKYHKI, encoded by the coding sequence ATGATTGAGGTAATGATTGTTGAAGATGATCCGATGGTGCGGGATATTAATGCAAAATTTCTGGAGCGCATTGATGGATTTAAACTTTGTGCTGCGGTTGCCAATCTCGAGAATGCCCGAAAATACATTGCCATCAAAAAACCGGATCTGATTCTACTGGATGTCTATCTGCCCAAAGAAAATGGTATTGATTTCCTCAAATGGATCCGGGAAAAAAACATTGATGTGGATATTATTTTAATCACTGCTGATAAATCCATTGACCGGATTCAGGAATCCTTTCGTTACGGAGCGGTGGATTATCTGATCAAACCCTTTACCTTCGAACGATTCAAAGAAGCCTTGCTGCAGTTTAAAAGCCGGCATGAAAAATTCAGAAAAAATAACGAAATTGAGCAACAGGATTTAGATCAGCTGATATCTAATATTAGCCAAACAAATCAAGAAGATGATTTTGCCAAGGGTTTTAACAAATACACCTATCAATCCATTTGGGCTGAAATCGAAAAAAGCAATTACCACGCGTTTACTGCCGATGTTCTAGCCGAAAAACTCGGCATTGCTCGGGTTACAGTGCGGCGCTATCTTGAACATATGGAAAAAGAGAAAAAAATCAAGAAGCAAGTTGAATACGGCAAGGTGGGCCGGCCTCAATATAAGTATCATAAAATTTAG
- a CDS encoding thymidylate synthase produces MMVTYIHETELHKGIEAAMKALNKADVVVGKNQDREDNLKEIHLLMDIDSVQAIKITMAMPTGLETLVDYVLEIVEGTKDFEKDMYGYTYHDLFSKNIDFIINKLKDDPETRQATLHVANQEAARLNHPPCLQLIHYTVKDGKLNTDVVFRSNDGVKAVAMNIFALLELSRYIASEIGINELGSYTHHALSFHAYSRDWKALEGYCKSFDDRDCTIDYEDYLEAYADFAEECRENSLLLKNKQEQKNH; encoded by the coding sequence ATGATGGTTACTTATATTCACGAAACCGAACTGCATAAGGGTATTGAGGCGGCAATGAAAGCTTTGAATAAGGCTGATGTCGTCGTCGGCAAGAATCAGGATCGGGAAGACAATTTAAAAGAAATTCACTTGCTGATGGACATTGACAGTGTCCAGGCGATAAAAATAACAATGGCCATGCCGACGGGGTTGGAAACTCTGGTTGATTATGTATTGGAAATTGTTGAAGGCACTAAGGATTTTGAAAAAGACATGTACGGCTATACCTATCATGATTTGTTCTCTAAAAACATCGATTTTATTATTAATAAACTAAAAGATGATCCTGAGACCAGACAGGCGACCCTGCATGTGGCCAATCAGGAGGCTGCGCGGTTGAACCATCCGCCCTGCCTGCAGCTCATTCATTACACAGTCAAAGACGGTAAATTAAATACCGACGTGGTATTTAGAAGCAATGATGGGGTTAAGGCAGTCGCCATGAATATTTTCGCCCTGCTTGAGCTATCAAGATACATCGCCAGTGAAATCGGGATCAATGAACTGGGGTCCTATACTCATCATGCCCTGAGTTTTCACGCCTACAGCCGGGATTGGAAAGCTCTGGAAGGGTACTGCAAATCATTTGACGATAGAGATTGCACCATTGATTACGAAGACTATCTGGAAGCTTATGCCGATTTTGCCGAAGAATGCCGAGAAAATAGTCTGTTGCTGAAAAATAAACAGGAGCAAAAGAATCATTAA